From the genome of Ralstonia pickettii, one region includes:
- a CDS encoding NUDIX domain-containing protein, translating into MDGSMSTDNLVQVPPTHTPDGRKITEVAVGVLVQPDGQFLLAQRPEGKPYAGYWEFPGGKLEAGESVEAALTRELKEELDVTLRTCVPWHTIEHDYPHAYVRLHFCKVTAWDGTLRALEGQDFAWQTLPISVDPVLPATLPVFEWMREEATAS; encoded by the coding sequence ATGGACGGCAGCATGTCGACTGACAATCTGGTGCAAGTGCCACCGACACACACGCCTGACGGCCGCAAGATCACCGAAGTGGCCGTCGGTGTGCTGGTGCAGCCAGACGGCCAGTTCTTGCTGGCGCAGCGTCCAGAGGGGAAGCCGTATGCGGGCTACTGGGAATTCCCGGGCGGCAAGCTTGAAGCGGGCGAATCGGTCGAGGCCGCGCTCACGCGTGAGCTGAAGGAAGAGCTGGACGTCACGTTGCGCACCTGCGTGCCGTGGCACACCATCGAGCACGACTACCCGCACGCATACGTGCGCCTGCACTTCTGCAAGGTCACGGCCTGGGACGGCACGTTGCGGGCGTTGGAAGGCCAGGATTTCGCTTGGCAGACGTTGCCGATCAGCGTGGATCCGGTGTTGCCGGCAACGTTGCCCGTCTTCGAATGGATGCGCGAGGAAGCGACGGCTAGTTGA